A genomic segment from Leptolyngbya boryana PCC 6306 encodes:
- a CDS encoding CHASE2 domain-containing protein, with the protein MNWRSDEVRWRFLPGAIATILMASLFHFGLLSPLEQIGYSTLFQLRGERKWDDRLVLIKIDEPSIKQFGQFPWKRSRYADLLDRLTQADASIIAFDVLFSESSPDDAAFAQAMLKSKRVVLAQAEDESGQPLLPIPELRDAAVASGHIRIWADTDGMTRAIQPQINGTLAFGIATVMSYSMMQAAIAMPDLSHPIWLNWVGRADQIQQYSFASVVQGDVPDSAFRDKIVIVGMTAIGMDATPTPFNRYPLASGVHLQATLIDNVLQGNPVHSMRHPVITLLIFAIGGVGFSILLSFYRTGIQVAIAGFAIAGWIGGSVTALQANYLLPVALPIGLVVSSTIATALIERSRMNAALRQQVDQLQQRYQTTVVTRPVPEATSIREITQLTTLADQLGQAQLTQQAITHSLAIGLIAADLRGQVWFCNEIATSLLHVEIDQALEAILVPEWLCLEQWQQVLAQPHTVFVEKFYQQKWFRLQVEPLSVQTDGVLVSLEDITIRKAIELNLGDQIQELNQLSELKDEFLSTVSHELRTPLTNMKMAIQLLKIASTETQKEHYLQILENECNRESDLVNGLLDLQRIESGQQPLQSTSIELQTWLPTLLEPFYRRTETRQQEFNVIIDPSLPILNCDRAAVERVLVELINNACKYTPPNEQIVVSAEWIAPWIEFRVENSGIEIPDEAIDKIFERFYRVPNADPWKQGGSGLGLALVRCLVESLQGKIELKSEPNWTIFIVRFKSE; encoded by the coding sequence ATGAACTGGCGCTCCGATGAGGTGAGATGGCGTTTTCTTCCAGGTGCGATCGCCACCATTCTGATGGCAAGCTTGTTTCATTTCGGTCTACTCAGCCCCCTCGAACAGATTGGATATTCGACGCTATTTCAATTGCGAGGAGAACGAAAATGGGACGATCGCTTAGTTTTAATCAAAATTGATGAGCCAAGCATCAAACAATTCGGACAATTTCCTTGGAAAAGAAGCCGTTATGCTGATTTGCTCGATCGTCTCACTCAAGCTGATGCGAGTATCATCGCGTTCGATGTTTTATTTTCAGAGTCGAGTCCAGATGATGCCGCCTTTGCCCAAGCGATGCTGAAATCGAAGCGAGTCGTACTCGCTCAAGCCGAAGATGAATCTGGACAGCCGCTCTTGCCGATTCCAGAACTGAGAGATGCAGCCGTCGCAAGTGGTCATATTCGCATCTGGGCAGATACGGATGGCATGACCCGAGCTATCCAACCCCAAATCAATGGGACTTTAGCATTTGGGATTGCGACAGTCATGTCGTATTCGATGATGCAAGCCGCGATCGCGATGCCTGATCTCAGTCACCCGATTTGGCTCAATTGGGTAGGACGTGCTGATCAGATCCAACAATATTCCTTCGCAAGCGTCGTCCAAGGTGATGTTCCAGATTCAGCCTTTCGAGACAAAATCGTGATCGTGGGAATGACGGCGATTGGAATGGATGCGACTCCCACTCCGTTCAATCGCTATCCGCTTGCTAGTGGAGTCCATTTGCAAGCAACGTTGATCGATAACGTTCTGCAAGGCAATCCGGTACACTCGATGCGTCATCCGGTGATTACGCTCTTAATTTTTGCGATCGGCGGAGTTGGATTTAGCATTCTCTTAAGCTTTTACCGAACTGGCATACAGGTGGCGATCGCAGGTTTTGCGATCGCGGGTTGGATTGGGGGCAGTGTCACCGCACTGCAAGCGAATTACTTACTGCCCGTTGCGCTACCGATTGGGTTAGTGGTCAGTAGTACCATTGCGACTGCCTTGATCGAGCGATCGCGCATGAATGCTGCTCTCAGACAGCAAGTTGATCAACTTCAGCAACGCTATCAGACGACAGTTGTGACTCGTCCCGTTCCCGAAGCGACTTCTATTCGTGAGATTACTCAACTCACGACGCTAGCCGACCAACTGGGACAAGCACAATTGACTCAACAGGCAATCACACATAGTTTAGCGATCGGGCTAATTGCAGCCGATTTAAGGGGGCAAGTTTGGTTTTGTAATGAGATCGCGACTTCGCTGCTCCATGTCGAGATTGATCAAGCACTCGAAGCGATTTTGGTTCCAGAATGGCTGTGTTTGGAGCAGTGGCAGCAAGTTTTAGCGCAACCACATACTGTTTTCGTCGAAAAGTTTTATCAGCAAAAGTGGTTTCGTTTACAAGTTGAACCGCTGAGTGTGCAGACCGATGGTGTTTTAGTCTCGCTAGAAGACATCACCATTCGCAAAGCGATCGAACTCAATCTAGGCGATCAAATTCAAGAACTCAATCAACTCAGTGAACTGAAAGATGAATTTTTGAGCACAGTCTCTCACGAGTTGCGCACCCCGCTCACGAATATGAAAATGGCAATTCAATTGCTCAAGATCGCGAGCACTGAAACCCAGAAAGAGCATTATCTGCAAATTTTAGAAAACGAATGTAATCGAGAATCAGATTTAGTCAATGGTTTATTAGATTTGCAGCGAATCGAGTCTGGGCAGCAGCCCTTGCAATCCACATCGATCGAACTTCAAACCTGGCTACCGACGCTGCTAGAGCCGTTTTATCGGCGCACAGAAACCCGACAGCAAGAGTTCAATGTGATTATTGATCCTAGTCTTCCGATATTGAATTGCGATCGAGCTGCTGTAGAAAGAGTTCTCGTTGAATTGATCAATAACGCCTGCAAATACACACCTCCAAATGAACAGATTGTTGTCAGCGCGGAGTGGATTGCACCCTGGATTGAATTTCGAGTCGAGAATTCTGGCATTGAGATTCCTGATGAAGCGATCGATAAAATCTTCGAGCGATTTTATCGGGTTCCCAATGCTGATCCTTGGAAACAGGGCGGGTCAGGCTTAGGGCTGGCATTAGTGAGATGCTTAGTTGAATCGTTGCAAGGCAAGATCGAACTAAAGTCTGAACCGAATTGGACAATTTTTATTGTCAGATTTAAAAGCGAGTGA
- a CDS encoding FecR family protein, with protein MKFILFPCILSTLLIPTIATAQPVNVRVERWLAIQQISGTVNYNRASATRAARVGDRLETVGDGVTTGTRSAASLLFDTGVGVLNMLENTNLRVRRMDRTADDGRITHLDVTRGQVRLKLRRFTSPNSEVEIRTPAGISGVRGTDFGVVVQPDGKTGVATLEGAVMTSAQGSEVSVPAGFQNFTIPGEPPSAAVPLRDDPSLKANFVKTIDRGIRKVQLVGQVDPVNVVTVDGQPQSTDRNGQFTTAEVFARSFLRINVTVTTPLGKTQSYELALR; from the coding sequence ATGAAATTCATCCTTTTTCCTTGCATTCTCTCCACTCTCTTAATTCCAACCATCGCTACTGCCCAACCTGTGAATGTGCGGGTTGAGCGATGGTTAGCCATTCAGCAAATTTCAGGAACCGTTAACTACAATCGTGCGTCTGCAACTAGGGCGGCAAGAGTAGGCGATCGCTTAGAAACCGTTGGCGATGGGGTTACGACCGGCACTCGATCAGCAGCTTCGCTCCTATTCGATACGGGAGTGGGTGTGCTTAATATGCTAGAGAACACAAATTTGAGAGTTCGGCGCATGGACAGAACTGCGGATGATGGACGCATTACCCATTTAGATGTGACTCGGGGACAAGTTCGCCTCAAGTTGCGGCGATTTACTAGTCCCAACTCCGAAGTAGAAATTCGGACTCCTGCAGGTATCAGTGGGGTTCGAGGAACAGACTTTGGCGTAGTTGTACAGCCCGACGGCAAGACTGGGGTTGCAACACTTGAAGGCGCGGTGATGACTTCAGCACAAGGCTCAGAAGTCTCCGTTCCTGCTGGCTTTCAGAATTTCACGATTCCAGGAGAGCCTCCTTCTGCGGCAGTTCCGCTTCGCGATGATCCGAGTTTGAAAGCGAACTTTGTGAAAACGATCGATCGAGGAATTCGTAAGGTTCAACTGGTTGGTCAAGTTGATCCTGTCAATGTCGTCACCGTTGATGGACAGCCCCAATCGACCGATCGCAATGGACAGTTTACGACCGCTGAAGTTTTTGCGCGCTCATTTTTGCGGATCAATGTAACGGTGACTACTCCATTGGGAAAAACTCAATCCTATGAACTGGCGCTCCGATGA
- a CDS encoding PIN domain-containing protein, whose amino-acid sequence MSNFTAVYDACVLYPAPLRDFLMELALTDLFRARWSESIHQEWIRNVLKSRPDLSAEQLNKTKELMNSHVRDSVVTNYETLIPAIELPDPDDRHVLAAAIRCNASVIVTFNLKDFPADTLKLYDIDAQHPDEFILYLLDLKPLAVCTAAERQRQRLKKPPKDPEEYLGTLLRQGLPQTVSRLRESCYL is encoded by the coding sequence ATGTCTAATTTCACGGCTGTTTACGATGCGTGTGTTCTCTATCCTGCTCCACTACGCGACTTTTTGATGGAACTTGCTCTAACTGACTTATTTAGAGCAAGGTGGTCAGAATCTATTCACCAAGAATGGATTCGGAATGTTCTTAAGAGCCGTCCTGATCTTTCGGCTGAGCAACTTAATAAGACTAAGGAATTAATGAACAGTCATGTTCGAGATTCAGTAGTGACGAATTATGAAACATTAATTCCAGCGATTGAGCTTCCCGACCCGGATGATCGTCATGTGCTTGCTGCTGCTATTCGCTGTAACGCCAGTGTCATTGTCACGTTTAATTTGAAAGACTTTCCCGCAGACACGTTAAAGCTATATGACATTGATGCACAGCATCCAGATGAGTTCATTCTATATCTTCTAGATTTGAAGCCTCTGGCGGTTTGCACAGCAGCAGAGAGGCAGCGCCAACGCCTTAAAAAACCTCCAAAAGATCCAGAAGAATATTTAGGAACTTTGCTTCGACAGGGACTACCTCAAACAGTTTCTCGCTTGCGAGAATCGTGTTATCTCTGA
- the topA gene encoding type I DNA topoisomerase yields the protein MPTLVIVESPTKARTIRNYLPRDFRVEASMGHVRDLPQSTSDVPDSIKDKRVRELGVDVEAGFEPIYLVPKDKSKVVKTLKDALKEADELLLATDEDREGESISWHLLQLLKPKVPVKRMVFHEITEEAIHSAIENCRDIDVRLVRAQETRRILDRLVGYTLSPLLWKKIAYGLSAGRVQSVAVRLLVNRERQRRAFRKGAYWDLKALLAIEADSRQEFEAKLVTLAGRKLATGADFDESTGQVAAGRNVVLLSEEEARALQARLDGKTWTVSDLEERPVTRKPSPPFTTSTLQQESNRKLGLSARDTMRTAQSLYEQGYITYMRTDSVHLSQQAIAATRSCVEEMYGAEYLSPSPRQYTTKSKGAQEAHEAIRPAGSTFRTPKQTGLKDRELKLYDLIWKRTVATQMADARQTQVTAQIQVEDAGFRASGKRIDFPGFFRAYVEGSDDPNAAIENQEIILPPMRAGDHPNCRNLEAIGHETQPPARFTEASLVKTLESEGIGRPSTYASIIGTITDERKGYAHLVGNTLVPTFTAFAVVDLLERHFPDIVDLRFTSKMEQTLDDIAAGEVDWLPYLTQFYSGDQGLETQVKERDSNIDPKEARTIHLDDLGTKIRISRTGAYIESENGNVNLPRDLPPADLHPAQVETLLKGPNKLGSHPETGEPIYVKLGPYGHYIQLGDKTEENPKPKNVSVPPKIKPEEVTMEMALGLLTLPRTLGVHPETGRKIQASLGRFGPYIVHDLGKDEDGKPKKDYRSIKAPDDVVTITLERALELFAEPKAVRGKRAAAKPLRELGAHPNDGEPVNIYEGPYGPYLKHGKVNASLPEGQTVEEITMDVAVEALAAKAGTKKTTRSKKKSETTTAKKTTAKRATKTTTKKTTTKAAAAKKSTGTSKRVKTSE from the coding sequence ATGCCAACTCTTGTTATTGTCGAATCCCCGACGAAAGCTCGCACCATCCGCAATTATTTGCCTCGTGATTTCCGCGTTGAGGCATCAATGGGTCATGTCCGCGATTTGCCCCAATCGACCAGTGACGTGCCTGATTCCATTAAGGACAAGCGTGTTAGAGAACTCGGTGTCGATGTTGAGGCAGGGTTTGAGCCAATTTATCTGGTGCCAAAAGATAAATCAAAGGTTGTGAAGACTTTAAAGGACGCTTTGAAAGAAGCGGACGAGTTATTGCTGGCGACTGACGAAGACCGCGAGGGTGAAAGTATTAGCTGGCACTTACTTCAGTTGCTCAAGCCGAAAGTGCCCGTGAAGCGAATGGTGTTTCACGAAATTACAGAAGAAGCGATTCACAGCGCGATCGAGAACTGCCGCGATATTGACGTAAGACTCGTGCGGGCGCAAGAAACCAGACGAATTCTCGATCGCTTAGTCGGTTACACACTGTCGCCGCTCTTGTGGAAAAAGATCGCCTATGGACTTTCGGCAGGACGGGTTCAGTCTGTTGCTGTGCGTCTGCTGGTGAATCGAGAGCGGCAACGTCGTGCGTTCAGAAAAGGCGCGTATTGGGATCTCAAAGCACTGCTCGCGATCGAAGCTGATTCCCGGCAAGAATTTGAAGCAAAACTCGTGACCTTAGCAGGTCGAAAACTTGCAACTGGTGCAGATTTTGACGAATCAACCGGGCAAGTTGCCGCAGGTCGAAACGTTGTGCTGTTAAGTGAAGAGGAAGCGAGAGCATTACAAGCTCGCTTAGATGGGAAAACCTGGACTGTTTCGGATCTCGAAGAACGTCCGGTCACTCGCAAGCCTTCCCCACCTTTTACGACCTCAACCCTGCAACAGGAATCGAACCGTAAATTAGGGCTGTCTGCTCGCGACACGATGCGAACGGCTCAAAGTCTGTATGAGCAAGGGTATATCACCTATATGCGGACGGACTCGGTGCACTTGTCCCAACAAGCGATCGCGGCTACCCGCAGTTGTGTTGAAGAAATGTATGGGGCAGAGTATCTCAGCCCATCTCCTCGCCAATACACGACCAAGAGCAAAGGCGCACAGGAAGCGCACGAAGCGATTCGTCCGGCAGGCAGCACGTTCCGCACTCCGAAACAGACCGGATTAAAAGATCGAGAGTTAAAACTCTACGATTTGATCTGGAAACGTACCGTTGCCACTCAAATGGCAGATGCGCGGCAAACTCAAGTTACAGCGCAAATTCAAGTCGAAGATGCGGGTTTCCGAGCTAGCGGCAAACGCATTGATTTTCCGGGCTTCTTCCGCGCCTATGTTGAAGGATCAGACGATCCGAATGCTGCGATCGAGAACCAAGAAATCATCTTGCCACCGATGCGAGCTGGAGATCATCCGAACTGCCGGAATCTAGAAGCGATCGGACATGAAACCCAACCTCCTGCGAGATTCACCGAAGCATCGCTGGTGAAAACTCTAGAAAGTGAGGGAATCGGTCGTCCTTCGACCTATGCCAGCATTATTGGCACGATCACCGATGAGCGCAAAGGGTACGCGCATCTGGTTGGCAATACGCTTGTTCCGACCTTCACGGCTTTTGCGGTGGTCGATTTATTGGAAAGGCATTTCCCCGATATTGTCGATTTGCGGTTCACTTCCAAAATGGAGCAAACCTTAGACGATATTGCCGCTGGGGAAGTCGATTGGCTGCCGTATTTGACTCAGTTCTACTCTGGGGATCAAGGGTTAGAGACTCAAGTCAAAGAGCGCGATAGCAATATCGATCCCAAGGAAGCCCGCACGATTCATCTAGACGATCTCGGAACCAAAATTCGGATCAGCCGAACCGGAGCCTATATCGAGTCTGAGAATGGCAATGTCAATTTGCCCAGAGATCTGCCGCCTGCTGATCTCCATCCTGCTCAGGTCGAGACTCTGCTGAAAGGACCGAACAAGCTGGGATCGCATCCTGAAACGGGAGAACCGATCTACGTCAAATTGGGACCTTACGGGCATTACATTCAGCTTGGCGACAAGACTGAAGAGAATCCGAAACCGAAGAATGTTTCGGTTCCTCCGAAGATCAAGCCTGAAGAAGTGACGATGGAAATGGCGTTGGGCTTGTTAACGTTGCCCCGGACTCTGGGAGTTCATCCCGAAACGGGTCGCAAAATTCAAGCGTCACTGGGACGGTTTGGACCGTATATTGTGCATGACTTGGGCAAAGACGAAGACGGTAAGCCGAAGAAGGATTATCGATCGATTAAAGCCCCAGATGATGTGGTAACGATTACGCTGGAACGGGCTTTAGAGCTATTTGCCGAACCCAAAGCCGTTCGCGGCAAGCGTGCAGCAGCCAAACCGCTTCGGGAGTTGGGGGCACATCCGAATGATGGAGAGCCAGTCAATATCTATGAAGGCCCCTATGGTCCGTATCTCAAGCACGGCAAGGTGAATGCTTCTTTACCGGAAGGTCAGACGGTCGAAGAGATCACGATGGATGTTGCAGTCGAGGCATTAGCGGCGAAAGCAGGAACGAAAAAGACAACGCGATCGAAGAAGAAATCAGAAACGACGACCGCGAAGAAAACAACCGCGAAGCGCGCAACCAAAACCACGACCAAGAAAACCACGACAAAAGCTGCTGCAGCTAAGAAATCGACTGGCACCAGCAAGCGCGTCAAGACAAGCGAATAG
- a CDS encoding NAD(P)H-quinone oxidoreductase subunit N gives MDFASLAAQLNAGTILPELIVIVTLLTVMVGDLIVGRQNSAKWTPYVAVGGLLTATGALFTLWDSPNPIGFIGEFNSDALSIVFRGIVALSAAVTILMSVRYVEQSGTALAEFITILLTATVGGMFLAGSDEFVAVYVSLETLSIASYLLTGYTKRDPRSNEAALKYLLIGASSSAIFLYGASLLYGLSGGETKLSTIAEKISLAGLDNSIGLVIALVFAIAGIAFKIAAVPFHQWTPDVYEGSPTPVVAFLSVGSKAAGFALAIRLLVTAFPQVTEQWHLVMTTLAILSMVLGNVVALAQTSMKRLLAYSSIGQAGFVMIGLVIGSDAGYASMIFYLMIYLFMNLGAFTCIILFSLRTGTDQISEYSGLYQKDPLLTLALSICLLSLGGIPPLAGFFGKLYLFWAGWQAGAYPLVILGLVTSVISIYYYIRVVKMMVVKEPQEMSEAVKNYPPIAWNLPGLRPLQVGLILTLVATSIAGILSNPLFTLANDSVTKTPMLQQALTKTRPIAQGVEQKTAELPQPEIHS, from the coding sequence ATGGATTTTGCTTCTCTTGCGGCTCAACTGAATGCCGGAACGATCCTGCCAGAACTGATTGTGATCGTAACGTTACTCACTGTGATGGTGGGTGATCTCATTGTGGGACGACAAAATTCCGCAAAATGGACACCCTATGTCGCGGTGGGTGGCTTATTGACGGCGACAGGTGCGCTGTTTACCCTCTGGGATAGTCCGAACCCGATCGGATTTATTGGCGAATTTAATAGCGATGCCCTCAGTATCGTGTTTCGGGGAATTGTCGCACTTTCGGCGGCAGTGACGATTCTGATGTCCGTTCGCTATGTCGAGCAGTCTGGAACGGCTCTGGCAGAGTTTATTACAATTCTGCTGACCGCAACGGTGGGCGGTATGTTTCTGGCTGGGTCGGATGAATTTGTGGCAGTTTATGTTTCGTTGGAAACGCTCAGTATCGCGTCTTATTTGCTGACGGGGTATACAAAGCGCGATCCGCGATCGAATGAAGCTGCGCTGAAATATTTATTAATTGGTGCGTCGAGTTCGGCGATTTTCCTATACGGCGCGTCGCTGCTGTATGGATTGTCCGGCGGCGAAACAAAATTATCGACGATCGCGGAAAAGATTTCACTCGCTGGATTGGATAACTCGATTGGGTTAGTGATTGCGTTGGTATTTGCGATCGCGGGGATCGCATTCAAAATTGCGGCAGTTCCATTCCACCAATGGACGCCTGACGTATATGAAGGATCGCCCACGCCCGTTGTTGCTTTTCTATCGGTTGGATCGAAGGCGGCTGGATTTGCGTTGGCGATTCGGTTATTAGTCACTGCATTCCCTCAAGTGACCGAGCAGTGGCATTTGGTGATGACGACGCTCGCGATTCTGAGTATGGTGCTTGGAAACGTCGTTGCCTTGGCACAGACGAGTATGAAACGCCTGTTAGCATATTCGTCGATCGGTCAAGCTGGATTTGTGATGATCGGGTTAGTGATCGGCTCGGATGCCGGATACGCCAGCATGATCTTCTACTTGATGATTTATCTGTTCATGAACTTGGGTGCGTTTACTTGCATCATTCTGTTCTCGCTCCGCACGGGCACAGACCAGATCAGTGAGTACTCGGGCTTGTATCAGAAAGATCCGCTCTTGACCTTGGCGTTGAGCATCTGTCTGCTGTCGCTCGGTGGGATTCCACCCTTAGCTGGCTTCTTTGGGAAGTTGTACTTGTTCTGGGCAGGTTGGCAGGCCGGAGCTTATCCGCTGGTGATTTTGGGCTTGGTCACCAGTGTCATCTCGATTTACTACTACATTCGAGTGGTGAAGATGATGGTCGTCAAAGAGCCACAAGAAATGTCAGAAGCGGTGAAGAATTATCCGCCGATCGCTTGGAATCTGCCTGGATTGCGTCCGTTGCAGGTTGGATTGATTCTGACTTTGGTGGCAACTTCGATCGCTGGAATTCTCTCGAATCCGCTGTTTACGTTGGCAAATGATTCAGTTACCAAAACACCAATGTTGCAGCAGGCGTTGACCAAAACACGCCCGATCGCGCAGGGAGTCGAGCAGAAAACCGCTGAATTGCCGCAACCGGAAATTCACAGTTAG
- a CDS encoding helix-turn-helix domain-containing protein, producing MTITLQKSSPPTLEDIRLAKESSSRLARSIPSHESTSKISVIQGEATGETIVLPTAALQMLVEILAQMAQGNIVTLFPIHAELTTQEAADLLKVSRPYLVKLLEDKALPFRKVGKHRRILFQDLMEYKNREDSLRSNALDELVAQAQELNMGYE from the coding sequence ATGACAATTACATTGCAGAAGTCCAGTCCTCCGACCCTAGAAGATATCCGTTTGGCGAAAGAAAGCAGCAGTAGGCTTGCTCGATCCATTCCAAGTCATGAATCGACGAGTAAGATCAGCGTGATCCAGGGCGAGGCAACTGGTGAGACGATCGTATTGCCGACAGCAGCGCTTCAGATGTTGGTTGAAATCCTTGCGCAGATGGCGCAGGGGAATATTGTTACTCTTTTTCCAATCCACGCAGAGCTTACAACTCAGGAAGCGGCTGATTTACTCAAAGTGTCCCGACCTTATCTAGTTAAGCTTCTTGAGGACAAGGCATTGCCTTTTAGAAAAGTTGGAAAGCATCGGCGCATTCTTTTCCAAGATCTTATGGAATACAAAAACCGTGAAGACAGCCTTAGAAGTAATGCGCTGGATGAGCTTGTAGCTCAAGCCCAAGAGCTAAACATGGGCTATGAGTAA
- a CDS encoding PAS domain-containing protein, whose product MNLETVLEYTSDAITALDTQWNYICVNHSAELLLRRKRNELLGRSIWAVFPDLLNTPAEGQLRQAAAAQVSVKFELFLPKLYAWHEVRAVPTENGLLLFSRDISDRVRALRDEAVQAEIRAILEQAPISISIMRGPEHRIEMHNRRFQQLIGGRNLEGLTVRNAFRELEGQGFFELLDQVYTTGVAYEGKEMVARYDRDGSGELYEGYFNIIYQPLFDLSGQVDRLLSLNIEVTEEVKARQRIARFATERDAILQQLIEGVIVTDVEGRITFVNDAASRLHGVAQLDVLPEDYSETYHLYTEEGHPYPAADLPLSRAVFKDEVVKEARWRIRRPDETEILVEGNARPVYDEQGRKIAAVLTLRAL is encoded by the coding sequence TTGAATCTGGAGACCGTCTTAGAATACACGTCTGATGCCATTACCGCACTTGACACCCAGTGGAACTACATCTGCGTCAACCACAGTGCAGAACTGCTGTTGAGACGCAAACGCAACGAATTGTTGGGGCGTTCCATCTGGGCCGTTTTTCCTGACCTCTTGAATACGCCCGCAGAAGGACAACTCCGACAAGCAGCAGCAGCGCAAGTTAGCGTCAAATTTGAGTTATTCCTGCCCAAGTTATATGCTTGGCACGAAGTCCGGGCTGTTCCCACTGAGAATGGGCTGCTCCTATTTAGTCGAGATATTTCTGACCGAGTTCGTGCTCTCCGCGATGAAGCAGTACAGGCTGAAATCCGGGCGATTCTCGAACAAGCCCCGATCTCAATCTCGATTATGCGGGGACCGGAGCATCGCATCGAGATGCACAATCGCAGGTTCCAGCAGCTCATCGGCGGACGCAACTTGGAGGGATTAACGGTCCGCAATGCCTTTCGAGAATTGGAAGGGCAAGGGTTCTTTGAGCTGCTCGATCAGGTCTACACGACTGGCGTAGCCTACGAGGGCAAGGAAATGGTCGCGCGTTACGATCGCGACGGCAGCGGTGAACTGTACGAAGGGTACTTTAATATCATCTATCAGCCTCTGTTTGACCTGAGTGGACAAGTAGACCGACTTTTGAGTTTGAATATCGAGGTGACTGAAGAAGTAAAGGCACGACAGCGCATTGCTCGATTTGCGACCGAACGCGATGCCATCTTGCAGCAACTGATAGAAGGGGTGATCGTGACCGATGTGGAGGGGCGAATTACGTTTGTCAATGATGCTGCCTCACGCTTGCACGGGGTTGCCCAGCTTGATGTTCTGCCGGAAGACTATAGCGAGACATATCATCTCTACACCGAGGAAGGGCATCCTTACCCTGCAGCAGATCTCCCTTTAAGTCGAGCTGTGTTCAAAGATGAGGTGGTAAAAGAGGCACGCTGGCGGATTCGGCGACCAGATGAGACGGAAATCTTAGTGGAGGGCAATGCTCGCCCGGTCTACGATGAGCAGGGCAGAAAGATTGCTGCAGTACTTACCCTGCGAGCATTATGA